Proteins from a genomic interval of Flammeovirgaceae bacterium SG7u.111:
- a CDS encoding helix-turn-helix domain-containing protein — MAGALPYWVAFPIALSVLLFIELLKNSSVGISARGYYLNGKFPLVSLLAALAFSLSVFLSLNGVQSLFERHSSTVSSFEEAHLAQSDSIAKAYEAKLEKLEMEKVGFEESVSWLGKIDVSNKDVSATLGSFTSRRERLEKEKTDKLAGLEKEYETGKTKALEESELNLWLWVSLSAFVEAAILACLWFLVYYAYRVQSESELFLAESQKWWIGINDLKGFADAFLANAGNLFAYPTGTVDSPSRIGFAQGAKKKEDGDEKPENTLFKEGFKGVQDVEKEREELRAFLAKYPEVVKCIEEGVSTNQTSKVCGVSTSTVHNVKRCLRTLKSYK, encoded by the coding sequence TTGGCGGGGGCTCTCCCCTACTGGGTCGCTTTCCCCATCGCCCTTTCTGTCTTGCTCTTCATCGAGTTGCTAAAGAACTCCTCGGTGGGCATCAGCGCAAGGGGCTATTACCTCAACGGGAAATTCCCCTTGGTCTCTTTGCTGGCTGCGCTGGCTTTTAGCCTCTCGGTGTTCCTGAGTCTCAACGGTGTCCAGTCGCTTTTTGAGCGGCACAGTTCCACGGTTTCCAGTTTTGAGGAGGCACACCTCGCCCAGTCCGATAGCATCGCCAAAGCATATGAAGCCAAACTGGAAAAGCTGGAGATGGAAAAGGTCGGGTTTGAGGAGTCCGTGAGCTGGTTGGGCAAGATTGATGTCAGTAACAAGGACGTCTCGGCAACGCTGGGCAGCTTTACCAGCAGGCGGGAAAGGCTGGAAAAGGAGAAAACAGATAAGCTGGCTGGCTTGGAAAAAGAATACGAGACAGGAAAAACCAAAGCTTTAGAGGAAAGCGAGCTGAACCTCTGGCTGTGGGTATCGCTCTCGGCATTTGTAGAAGCCGCCATCCTCGCCTGCCTCTGGTTCTTGGTCTATTACGCCTACCGTGTACAGTCCGAGTCGGAGCTGTTCCTTGCCGAGAGCCAAAAATGGTGGATCGGCATCAACGACCTGAAGGGCTTTGCCGATGCCTTCCTGGCCAATGCGGGAAACCTCTTTGCCTACCCCACGGGCACGGTGGACAGCCCTTCACGGATCGGGTTTGCACAGGGTGCAAAAAAGAAAGAAGATGGAGACGAAAAACCCGAGAACACCCTATTTAAAGAGGGGTTTAAAGGGGTGCAAGACGTGGAAAAAGAACGGGAGGAACTAAGGGCTTTCTTGGCGAAATACCCCGAGGTGGTAAAGTGCATAGAAGAGGGCGTAAGCACCAACCAGACCTCCAAGGTCTGTGG